Below is a window of Acidiferrobacteraceae bacterium DNA.
AGGTTCGCGGCTCACCTGCGACCACATCCATCACCGCACGACCAATCAGCATGCGCCCCAGGGAAGAGCGGGCCAGGCGCGCGCCGGCGCGCGTGCCCGACAAGGGAGAGCCAAGACTGACGATGCGCCCGGGCCGGGATGGAGGCGAATAATGGAACAGGGCTCGAACCACACCGCCGCCGAGACTGTGGAAAAGAGATCGTCCTTCATGGAGCGGTAGCGGAAGATGCAGGCCGCGTAGCCGGCCCGCCGCAGGCGCCGACGCAACGGCAACAAGACCCACCACGGTAACCACAGGCCCGGCAACAGCACCACCGCCTCCGGGGCTTCGCTCATGGCTGGCCCTGTTCGTATTCCATGCGCAATGCAGCAATGATCTCCCGATCGGTACGGGATGAGGCGCGTGTCTCGGCAGCCGCAAAGTCCAGCCAGGCGCACTCGCTGTGCTCATGGTCGCGCATCACCACGACGACAGGGGCCGGCAATTGCAGCGAGAACACATGTTCGAGATTGATATGTACGTCGGGGGCGTAGCGGGGCCGCCACTCCGGCAGAATCTCGTAGCGATTGACACGCTGCCAGTCGCGCAGACCCTGGCCTGGGTCGATGCCCGTTTCCTCCCTCAATTCGCGGATTGCGGTTGCACGAGGCTCGCGCTCGTCCCACCGCATGCTGCCGGTGACGGATTGCCAGAAGTCCGGGGGATTCGTGCGGCGAAGCAGCAGGACCTTGCCGTCGCGTGTGTGCACCACCACGATGATGGATTCGGGCCGCTTGTAGCCCGCGGCCGGGTCAGACCTTTTCGCCACCACCACCTTCGCCTGCCGCTTCCACCGGACGGCGCAGCCGGATGTTCAACTCACGAAGCTGTAGGTCGGAAACAACACTCGGCGCCTCGGTCATCAGGCATGAGGCCTTTTGTGTCTTGGGGAAGGCGATGACATCACGTATGGACTCCACCCCCGCCATCATCGCGGCGATACGGTCGAGACCGAAGGCGATCCCGCCGTGGGGCGGCGCGCCAAAACGCAGGGCATCCAGCAGGAAACCGAACTTCTCCCGCGCCTCGTCTTCCTCGATTCCCAGGGCGGCGAATACGCGCTGTTGCACCGCGCTACGGTGGATACGGATGGAACCACCGCCAATCTCGGTCCCGTTCAGGACCATG
It encodes the following:
- the nudB gene encoding dihydroneopterin triphosphate diphosphatase, with protein sequence MAKRSDPAAGYKRPESIIVVVHTRDGKVLLLRRTNPPDFWQSVTGSMRWDEREPRATAIRELREETGIDPGQGLRDWQRVNRYEILPEWRPRYAPDVHINLEHVFSLQLPAPVVVVMRDHEHSECAWLDFAAAETRASSRTDREIIAALRMEYEQGQP